One genomic window of Corynebacterium pseudotuberculosis includes the following:
- a CDS encoding Pr6Pr family membrane protein, whose protein sequence is MCSLELALTRRIVLPVNTLGRLLGLVGLIGIVIAGYQTATEPFTDWPAFDTPAKALIAEFSFFTMWSNIVGTFYLLRAGRTPRWLTVDAVSMLVVTGVVYNTLLGGELHGLWAISSPIQHTFMPIAVPLYWLLTIRGRPTFQLSSIIGALGIPVIWSILTFYRGATTGWYPYFFIDATNLGLPIALRNMAGVYLGFFILAIVLAFLERLILWLRRRTKTAAAIAASSL, encoded by the coding sequence ATGTGTTCACTTGAATTAGCTCTTACAAGGCGTATAGTTTTGCCGGTGAATACACTCGGACGTCTTCTCGGTCTTGTTGGCCTTATTGGCATCGTGATTGCGGGTTACCAGACTGCAACGGAGCCTTTTACTGATTGGCCCGCTTTTGATACCCCAGCCAAAGCCCTCATCGCTGAGTTCTCCTTTTTCACAATGTGGTCCAATATCGTTGGCACCTTCTATCTCTTGCGCGCGGGCCGAACTCCCCGCTGGCTGACTGTCGACGCCGTATCCATGCTGGTGGTCACCGGGGTGGTTTATAACACGCTTCTTGGCGGAGAATTGCACGGACTCTGGGCAATTAGCAGCCCCATCCAGCACACCTTTATGCCTATAGCAGTCCCCCTTTACTGGCTGCTCACCATCCGCGGACGCCCCACGTTCCAGCTCAGTTCCATCATCGGCGCGCTGGGGATACCAGTGATCTGGTCGATTCTGACTTTCTATCGCGGTGCTACCACCGGCTGGTATCCGTACTTCTTTATTGATGCCACCAATCTTGGGCTTCCCATAGCCCTGCGCAATATGGCCGGCGTTTACCTAGGATTCTTTATCCTGGCCATAGTCTTGGCGTTCCTTGAGCGTTTGATTTTATGGCTAAGGCGCCGCACCAAAACTGCCGCAGCGATCGCCGCGTCCTCGCTCTAG
- a CDS encoding ATP-dependent Clp protease ATP-binding subunit has protein sequence MFERFTDRARRVIVLAQEEARGLNHNYIGTEHILLGLIHEGEGVAAKALESMGISLEAVRQEVEEIIGHGSEPPVGHIPFTPRAKKVLELSLREGLQMGHKYIGTEFLLLGLIREGEGVAAQVLVKLGADLPRVRQQVIQLLSGYAGGESPENNESGGEAVGAGTGAARAGRGSGAGDRSNSLVLDQFGRNLTQAAKDGKLDPVVGREKEIERIMQVLSRRTKNNPVLIGEPGVGKTAVVEGLALDIVNGKVPETLKDKQLYSLDLGSLVAGSRYRGDFEERLKKVLKEINQRGDIILFIDEIHTLVGAGAAEGAIDAASLLKPKLARGELQTIGATTLDEYRKHIEKDAALERRFQPVNVPEPSVEMTIEILKGLRDRYEAHHRVSITDGALAAAAQLSDRYINDRFLPDKAVDLIDEAGARMRIQRMTAPESIRKVDDRIAEVRREKEAAIDAQDFEKAAGLRDTERKLNEERAEKEKQWRSGDLEEIAEVGEEQIAEVLGNWTGIPVFKLTEEESSRLLRMEDELHKRIIGQEDAVKAVSRAIRRTRAGLKDPRRPSGSFIFAGPSGVGKTELSKALANFLFGDDDALIQIDMGEFHDRFTASRLFGAPPGYVGYEEGGQLTEKVRRKPFSVVLFDEIEKAHKEIYNTLLQVLEDGRLTDGQGRVVDFKNTVLIFTSNLGTQDISKAVGMGFSSVGEHDADGQYSRMKQKVNDELKKHFRPEFLNRIDEVVVFHQLTQDQIVQMVDLLVSRVAKALAQKDMGIELTEKAKSLLARRGFDPVLGARPLRRTIQREIEDALSEKILFGEVGAGEIVTVDVEGWDGESKDTDKAVFTFVPRPKPLPDFATESPEVVEAQQAVVDAADDPEMVPEADFDVEEAKES, from the coding sequence ATGTTCGAGAGGTTTACTGATCGTGCACGTCGCGTGATCGTCCTGGCGCAGGAAGAAGCGCGCGGCCTTAACCACAATTACATCGGCACTGAGCACATCCTGCTCGGACTTATCCATGAGGGTGAGGGCGTTGCTGCAAAGGCCCTCGAGTCCATGGGCATCTCCTTGGAAGCGGTTCGCCAAGAAGTAGAAGAAATCATCGGGCATGGTTCCGAGCCTCCAGTTGGGCACATCCCTTTTACCCCCCGTGCAAAGAAAGTCCTTGAACTTTCCTTACGTGAGGGACTACAGATGGGACATAAGTACATCGGTACTGAGTTCCTGCTGTTGGGCTTGATCCGAGAAGGCGAAGGCGTCGCGGCTCAGGTATTGGTAAAACTTGGTGCAGATCTACCGCGGGTGCGCCAGCAAGTTATTCAGCTGCTTTCGGGCTATGCGGGCGGGGAGAGCCCCGAGAACAATGAGTCTGGCGGAGAGGCTGTTGGTGCTGGTACCGGTGCAGCCCGTGCCGGCCGCGGATCCGGCGCTGGCGATCGTTCCAATTCTTTGGTCTTGGATCAATTTGGTCGGAACCTCACTCAGGCTGCCAAGGACGGCAAGCTGGACCCGGTTGTAGGCCGCGAGAAAGAAATCGAGCGCATCATGCAGGTTCTTTCGCGCCGCACCAAAAACAATCCCGTTTTGATCGGTGAGCCCGGTGTGGGAAAGACCGCCGTGGTCGAGGGACTGGCGCTAGATATTGTCAACGGCAAGGTGCCCGAGACTCTGAAGGATAAGCAGCTGTATTCCTTAGACCTAGGCTCCTTGGTCGCGGGGTCTCGTTATCGCGGTGACTTTGAGGAACGCCTGAAGAAGGTCCTCAAAGAGATTAATCAGCGCGGCGACATCATTTTGTTTATCGACGAGATCCACACCCTGGTGGGCGCCGGTGCGGCTGAAGGCGCTATCGACGCTGCTAGCCTGCTTAAGCCAAAGCTTGCTCGCGGAGAGCTGCAGACCATCGGAGCGACGACTCTCGACGAGTACCGTAAGCACATTGAGAAGGACGCTGCCCTTGAGCGTCGTTTCCAGCCAGTCAACGTGCCGGAACCAAGCGTGGAAATGACCATTGAGATTCTCAAGGGCCTGCGCGACCGCTACGAGGCACACCACCGCGTGTCCATCACAGACGGTGCGCTCGCTGCCGCGGCACAGTTGTCAGATCGCTATATCAATGACCGCTTTTTGCCTGATAAAGCAGTTGACCTTATAGATGAAGCCGGAGCGCGTATGCGCATCCAGCGCATGACCGCCCCTGAGTCGATCCGCAAGGTCGATGACCGCATCGCGGAGGTACGTCGGGAAAAAGAAGCTGCTATTGATGCGCAGGACTTTGAAAAAGCCGCTGGCTTGCGTGACACCGAGCGGAAGCTGAACGAGGAACGCGCGGAGAAAGAAAAGCAATGGCGTTCTGGCGATCTGGAAGAAATCGCTGAAGTCGGCGAGGAGCAGATCGCGGAGGTTCTGGGCAACTGGACCGGAATTCCAGTGTTTAAGCTGACGGAAGAAGAGTCTTCTCGTCTGCTGCGCATGGAGGATGAGTTGCACAAGCGCATTATTGGGCAGGAGGACGCAGTTAAGGCTGTATCCCGTGCTATCCGCCGTACGCGCGCCGGACTGAAAGATCCGCGCCGTCCTTCGGGCTCCTTCATCTTTGCTGGCCCATCCGGTGTGGGTAAGACCGAGCTCTCTAAAGCATTGGCTAATTTCCTCTTTGGTGATGACGATGCGCTGATTCAGATCGATATGGGCGAGTTCCATGATCGTTTCACCGCCTCGCGCCTGTTCGGTGCGCCTCCCGGATACGTTGGTTATGAGGAAGGCGGCCAGCTTACAGAGAAGGTACGTCGCAAGCCTTTCAGCGTTGTGCTTTTCGACGAGATCGAGAAGGCCCACAAGGAGATCTACAACACGCTGCTGCAGGTGCTTGAAGACGGACGGCTTACCGACGGCCAAGGGCGCGTGGTGGACTTCAAGAACACCGTTCTGATCTTCACATCAAACCTGGGTACGCAGGATATCTCCAAGGCCGTGGGCATGGGCTTTAGCTCAGTCGGCGAGCATGATGCGGATGGCCAGTACTCCCGAATGAAGCAGAAGGTTAATGATGAGCTGAAGAAGCACTTCCGCCCTGAATTCCTTAACCGCATCGATGAGGTCGTGGTCTTCCATCAGCTAACTCAAGACCAGATCGTCCAGATGGTGGACCTATTGGTTAGCCGCGTGGCAAAGGCCTTGGCTCAGAAAGACATGGGTATCGAGCTCACCGAGAAGGCAAAGAGCCTCTTGGCACGTAGAGGATTCGATCCGGTACTGGGCGCGCGTCCATTGCGTCGCACGATTCAGCGTGAGATCGAGGATGCGCTCTCTGAAAAGATTCTCTTTGGAGAGGTCGGCGCCGGCGAGATTGTCACGGTAGATGTTGAAGGCTGGGATGGAGAATCCAAGGATACGGACAAAGCTGTTTTCACATTCGTGCCGCGTCCTAAGCCACTGCCGGATTTTGCTACGGAATCTCCTGAGGTAGTGGAGGCTCAGCAAGCTGTGGTCGACGCTGCAGATGACCCAGAGATGGTTCCTGAAGCTGATTTTGACGTAGAGGAAGCCAAGGAATCCTAA
- a CDS encoding CPBP family intramembrane glutamic endopeptidase: MTSDQKLSFNRQIIVRVLYIIAYFFLVAGLPMIVGDDWGELAVYIGTGVAAVLGLFLFRDRVIAGLKSLKEKRLKLVLSVIGFIVFQAVVVAIATKVVPGFGDSANQSAAKDAINGSLMVATILTLAVFAPIAEELVFREAMMGWAPGKVSLTIATLVSGLLFVYLHASFTLTGFIYYLPGTASLIAIYLLFKRNIAASMIAHIAFNSLSAIGVVTAGMG; the protein is encoded by the coding sequence ATGACTTCTGATCAAAAGTTATCGTTCAATCGCCAGATCATAGTACGCGTTTTATACATCATTGCATATTTCTTCCTGGTAGCGGGCCTACCTATGATCGTGGGAGACGATTGGGGCGAACTGGCCGTCTACATTGGTACAGGCGTAGCAGCTGTTCTCGGATTATTTCTCTTTAGGGATCGGGTAATCGCCGGTTTGAAAAGTCTGAAAGAAAAGCGCCTAAAACTCGTGCTTTCTGTTATAGGTTTCATTGTCTTTCAGGCTGTTGTAGTTGCTATCGCGACAAAGGTTGTTCCTGGTTTTGGAGATAGTGCAAACCAGTCGGCCGCTAAAGATGCCATCAATGGCTCTCTCATGGTAGCCACGATTCTGACTCTGGCAGTGTTTGCACCGATTGCTGAAGAGCTAGTATTCCGCGAGGCTATGATGGGCTGGGCTCCGGGTAAAGTCTCCTTAACTATTGCAACGCTCGTATCGGGTCTCCTCTTTGTGTATCTCCACGCATCGTTCACCCTCACAGGGTTCATTTATTATCTCCCGGGCACGGCCTCGCTTATTGCTATATACCTTCTTTTTAAGAGGAACATAGCAGCATCAATGATCGCCCACATCGCGTTCAACTCATTGTCGGCCATCGGCGTGGTCACTGCTGGAATGGGCTAA
- a CDS encoding MFS transporter, with translation MTLQDPVDTCKGGIALLMTVLLTAAIAFQLNASMLSPVLATMARELGTDEATVGLTQTAFFTGGAMCGLFLPRLSDIVGRRKILVIMLAVMAIGGLMAALAPNITVLAIARALQGISGPTIPMTLIILRSQVRDQVRLGTLMGIIAAVNGGIAGIDVIASGWMAEHLGFRSVFWLIAIVGLIATVVVALWAPESKPSDNVKMDWVGAAILVVSVLSITLAANEAGKAAAANWMLVVGLILFGLAVFAVFWKWENKHDQPMVAPKYLARRQTWGLLLTTVLTMTGVFAAVNGVAISLAQNPDAGFGLPADLASLMLLTPYALIGWLVGPFAGRWAPRIGYSRLLRIGNASSAVLLLVLALAGSTSKVVLIASVVLLGITYAGIGNIVLNNLGVVNSPADNEGFLPGMNSAAFNLGAGISFAVLPVFMVAGSPAGSDSTAGYTTAFIVGAIILGLSVATSFFIPKRVDA, from the coding sequence ATGACTCTCCAAGACCCAGTAGATACCTGCAAGGGCGGTATCGCCCTTCTTATGACGGTTCTGCTTACAGCAGCAATCGCCTTTCAACTTAATGCCTCAATGCTATCCCCGGTGCTCGCCACCATGGCAAGGGAACTCGGGACCGATGAGGCAACTGTTGGCCTCACCCAAACGGCCTTCTTTACCGGCGGGGCTATGTGCGGTCTCTTCCTTCCCCGGCTGTCCGACATCGTGGGGCGCCGCAAAATTCTTGTGATCATGCTTGCCGTTATGGCTATCGGTGGCCTTATGGCGGCTCTTGCTCCCAACATCACGGTGTTGGCTATCGCTCGTGCCCTGCAGGGTATTTCTGGACCAACTATCCCTATGACCCTGATTATTCTGCGGAGTCAAGTGCGTGACCAGGTGCGGCTGGGAACCCTCATGGGAATCATTGCAGCTGTCAACGGCGGCATCGCAGGCATTGACGTTATTGCCTCGGGATGGATGGCGGAGCACCTCGGATTCCGCTCGGTATTTTGGCTTATTGCCATCGTCGGCCTTATTGCCACCGTTGTTGTTGCTCTTTGGGCACCAGAATCTAAGCCATCCGACAACGTGAAAATGGATTGGGTGGGCGCCGCAATTCTGGTGGTTTCTGTCCTCAGCATTACTTTGGCAGCCAACGAGGCCGGTAAAGCTGCGGCCGCTAACTGGATGCTCGTTGTTGGCCTAATTCTTTTCGGGCTCGCAGTATTTGCAGTGTTCTGGAAATGGGAGAACAAACACGACCAACCTATGGTTGCTCCCAAGTATCTGGCGCGTCGGCAAACTTGGGGTTTGCTACTAACCACCGTTCTCACCATGACGGGTGTCTTTGCTGCGGTGAACGGTGTAGCTATTTCACTTGCACAGAACCCTGACGCCGGCTTTGGTCTTCCGGCTGACCTAGCCAGCCTGATGTTGCTTACGCCTTATGCCCTCATCGGCTGGCTCGTGGGGCCTTTTGCAGGACGTTGGGCGCCGCGCATAGGCTACAGCCGACTTCTCCGGATTGGTAATGCTTCCTCCGCAGTTCTCCTGCTTGTCTTGGCCCTGGCTGGAAGCACATCCAAGGTGGTACTTATCGCGTCAGTGGTCCTGTTAGGTATTACGTACGCCGGAATTGGCAATATTGTGTTGAATAACCTGGGCGTGGTGAACTCGCCTGCGGATAATGAGGGATTCCTCCCCGGTATGAACTCTGCGGCCTTTAACCTAGGCGCTGGAATTTCCTTCGCGGTGCTTCCGGTATTCATGGTTGCGGGCTCGCCAGCAGGGTCGGACTCTACCGCCGGATACACTACGGCGTTTATCGTGGGTGCGATAATTCTTGGTTTGTCTGTGGCTACGAGCTTCTTTATCCCTAAGCGTGTCGACGCTTAA
- a CDS encoding carbonic anhydrase — translation MSYGYNPHSPRDPEQAWALLLEGNARFASGNPQRPNQDVARRDEIKKGQAPRTCVFTCCDSRVPVEMLFDAGFGDIFVIRTAGEVIDTGVLASLEFAVAGLGVEVVVVLGHESCGAVAATAKVIEGDGAPAGFQRALVGQIAPSILESKNAGSSDHADFERHHATATVTRILQTSPAICKAVEEHRTALVSARYRLSDGKVETLHTIGF, via the coding sequence ATGTCGTACGGATATAACCCTCATTCCCCTCGCGATCCTGAACAAGCGTGGGCTCTGCTTCTTGAGGGCAATGCGCGATTTGCCTCGGGGAATCCTCAGCGTCCTAACCAGGACGTGGCGCGTCGAGATGAAATAAAAAAAGGCCAGGCCCCGAGGACGTGTGTTTTTACGTGCTGTGACTCGCGTGTCCCCGTGGAAATGCTTTTCGACGCCGGCTTTGGAGACATCTTTGTTATCCGAACAGCGGGTGAGGTGATTGACACCGGAGTATTAGCCTCGCTTGAATTTGCCGTTGCCGGACTGGGCGTGGAAGTAGTTGTGGTTTTGGGGCATGAATCGTGTGGCGCCGTGGCGGCTACCGCAAAAGTTATCGAGGGCGATGGGGCACCGGCTGGTTTTCAACGTGCGTTGGTTGGACAGATCGCACCAAGCATTTTAGAGTCTAAAAACGCAGGTAGTAGCGATCATGCGGATTTTGAGCGCCACCATGCTACAGCTACGGTCACGCGAATTCTCCAGACTTCCCCGGCCATCTGCAAAGCGGTGGAAGAGCATCGCACGGCTTTGGTTTCCGCGCGGTATCGGCTATCCGACGGCAAGGTGGAAACCCTGCATACGATCGGATTTTAA
- a CDS encoding alpha/beta fold hydrolase, producing MKVATLLPPLTWRKSFAFLRKPDRAHIPVRISCHTLRMDIRYHHTPLSPRMTVLITHGYAEHSGRYQPLIKAFLDAGYDVASYDLRQHGTAYDTARPQACVDVAQLIDDHLAVRAAVSQNMRTHSLALLGHSMGGVITAASAQKDPSGISAVMLSAPALRQFPAVPLPLAKALRLLATAIPNLPTVKLSSADISHDPAIVSDYDSDPLNYRGPVPLLTAASLAITGTQVLHHSWPAHVPLFIAHGTADKLADIRGSETLANLAHTQLITVDGAFHEIFNEPEAPELRKTMLNWLEQQV from the coding sequence GTGAAGGTTGCCACTCTCTTACCCCCTTTGACGTGGAGGAAATCGTTTGCATTTTTGCGCAAGCCAGATCGCGCGCACATTCCTGTGCGCATAAGCTGCCATACTTTACGTATGGATATCCGCTATCACCACACGCCACTTTCGCCCCGGATGACAGTCCTGATTACTCACGGATACGCGGAACATTCCGGCAGGTATCAACCGCTTATCAAGGCCTTTCTTGACGCCGGCTACGACGTCGCTTCCTACGATCTACGGCAACATGGCACTGCATACGACACAGCGCGGCCACAAGCATGCGTTGACGTTGCCCAGCTTATCGACGACCACCTCGCCGTCCGCGCAGCAGTCTCCCAGAACATGCGCACCCATAGCCTCGCCCTTTTAGGCCATTCGATGGGTGGGGTAATCACAGCAGCCTCTGCGCAAAAGGATCCTTCTGGAATTTCTGCAGTCATGCTCTCTGCTCCGGCGTTACGTCAATTCCCAGCTGTTCCCTTACCTTTGGCAAAGGCACTGCGACTACTGGCCACAGCCATCCCCAATCTCCCCACAGTCAAACTTTCCAGTGCCGACATCTCCCACGACCCCGCCATTGTCTCCGACTATGATTCCGATCCGCTCAATTATCGTGGCCCTGTTCCTTTGCTTACTGCTGCCTCCCTAGCGATCACAGGAACACAAGTACTCCACCACTCCTGGCCCGCACACGTGCCACTTTTTATTGCGCATGGCACAGCCGACAAACTCGCAGACATTCGAGGCTCAGAAACCCTGGCAAACCTAGCGCATACCCAGCTCATCACAGTCGACGGGGCTTTCCATGAAATATTCAACGAGCCCGAGGCACCAGAGCTCAGGAAGACAATGCTTAATTGGCTGGAGCAGCAGGTTTAA
- a CDS encoding A/G-specific adenine glycosylase — MNASEKNNIITALLRWYRANARAIIWRTPETSPWGILLSEVMSQQTPVARVEPIWAQWMEKWPTPRDFAQAPKDEVLRAWGSLGYPRRALRLHQCAQQIVAVLDGEVPADVEKLLALPGIGDYTARAVAAFSFGQRVAVVDTNVRRVYHRLYLGRYLAGNPSKKEIAEVQALLPEHNAPEFSVALMELGALICTPTPACEVCPVRSQCAWIAAGAPRPSEEELAAKKKRVQKFVGTDRQVRGLIMALLRSAESPVPRSSIDVVWPDAAQRSRALFSLLEDGLAEQNSDGFFHLPR, encoded by the coding sequence ATGAATGCATCAGAGAAAAACAACATCATCACAGCACTTTTGCGCTGGTATCGTGCTAACGCCCGTGCAATTATTTGGCGTACCCCCGAAACCTCTCCGTGGGGAATTCTTCTCAGTGAAGTCATGAGCCAGCAAACTCCCGTGGCGCGCGTTGAACCCATATGGGCGCAGTGGATGGAAAAATGGCCCACTCCTCGGGACTTTGCGCAAGCCCCCAAGGACGAGGTTCTTCGAGCATGGGGCAGCCTTGGTTATCCACGCCGGGCGTTGCGACTACATCAATGTGCTCAACAGATAGTCGCAGTTCTTGACGGAGAAGTCCCAGCAGATGTGGAAAAACTTCTTGCGCTGCCAGGTATTGGCGATTACACCGCTCGCGCAGTGGCAGCTTTTTCCTTTGGACAGCGAGTAGCTGTGGTGGACACCAACGTCAGACGGGTTTACCACCGCCTTTATCTTGGTCGCTATCTTGCGGGAAATCCCTCCAAAAAAGAAATCGCAGAGGTACAAGCCTTATTGCCAGAGCACAATGCTCCTGAGTTTTCTGTGGCGCTCATGGAACTCGGTGCGCTTATCTGCACTCCCACGCCCGCCTGCGAGGTCTGCCCAGTGCGCTCACAATGTGCATGGATAGCCGCGGGCGCTCCCCGGCCCAGTGAAGAAGAGCTGGCAGCTAAAAAGAAGCGCGTACAAAAGTTTGTGGGCACCGACCGCCAGGTTCGCGGCCTCATCATGGCACTCTTGCGATCTGCTGAATCGCCTGTCCCCCGCAGCAGTATCGACGTAGTATGGCCGGATGCTGCGCAACGATCCCGCGCACTTTTTTCTTTGTTGGAAGATGGCCTCGCTGAACAAAACTCAGACGGTTTTTTCCATCTGCCCAGGTAG
- a CDS encoding DUF4236 domain-containing protein — MGITYRKRKKIGKNSWLNLSGSGASASTKIGPVTLNSRGGVYVKLPGGLSFRGRWK, encoded by the coding sequence ATGGGTATTACGTATCGTAAGCGCAAAAAGATCGGTAAAAACAGTTGGCTGAATCTTTCAGGTTCGGGAGCATCGGCCAGCACCAAGATAGGTCCGGTAACGCTGAATAGCCGTGGCGGCGTGTACGTAAAGCTGCCGGGTGGGCTTAGCTTTAGAGGCCGTTGGAAGTAA
- a CDS encoding threonine/serine ThrE exporter family protein, with the protein MNDRNQYRMEMEADAVIRLGILLMSAGTSGYRVTRAMKQAARALGFDRIDAVVGITQITSTFHRGDNFRTIVARAQSPAVDASRIEALESLSNSLYRQITAEDLNSALDKIVNNVGSRWSIPVVSLASALACASFAILNHFAVVEALLVAVSAGLGQAVRTILLQKRIHQLGCVVAAGVVACLTFFAIARILAHTDVGETPNFTAGYVAAVLFLVPGFPLFSAMIDLGRFDFDAGVSRLVYAVTVTLTATFSVAMISRATGLDPVPVMVEPGDSWLIALFASFIGIGGFALLFNSSRRMALVAAAVGTTANMIKLLLEANNATDYVSVFIAGLIVGLLGALASKSVGLPRITTIVPAAVILIPGTAMFRAVYYLNKGDMDQALVNTATAMMVVLSISAGLGLARLLTDKTWAYGKLAEFDKLSHN; encoded by the coding sequence ATGAACGATCGCAATCAGTACCGAATGGAAATGGAAGCGGACGCTGTGATCCGTTTGGGCATATTACTGATGAGCGCAGGGACTAGCGGCTATCGGGTAACCCGGGCGATGAAGCAAGCCGCACGGGCTCTGGGATTTGATCGAATTGACGCGGTGGTGGGGATTACACAAATTACCTCGACTTTTCATCGAGGCGATAATTTTCGGACAATAGTGGCACGTGCTCAGAGCCCGGCTGTGGATGCCTCACGGATCGAGGCACTAGAGTCTTTGTCCAATAGTTTGTACCGTCAAATCACTGCGGAAGATCTCAATTCCGCTCTGGATAAAATCGTTAATAATGTGGGCAGTCGTTGGAGCATACCGGTAGTTTCTTTAGCCTCTGCATTGGCCTGCGCCAGTTTTGCGATATTGAACCATTTTGCGGTTGTGGAGGCCCTCCTGGTGGCTGTCTCTGCAGGCCTAGGGCAGGCGGTTCGAACAATACTCCTTCAAAAGCGCATACATCAGCTTGGATGCGTAGTCGCAGCGGGGGTCGTTGCATGCCTAACATTCTTTGCCATCGCGCGTATCCTCGCTCATACCGATGTGGGGGAAACTCCGAATTTTACCGCCGGTTATGTGGCTGCGGTGCTCTTTTTAGTACCAGGTTTTCCGCTGTTCTCCGCGATGATTGACCTTGGCCGTTTTGACTTTGATGCTGGTGTCTCCCGGTTAGTCTATGCGGTAACGGTTACCTTAACGGCAACTTTTTCAGTAGCGATGATCAGCAGGGCTACCGGCCTTGACCCAGTCCCAGTGATGGTTGAGCCGGGTGATAGTTGGTTGATTGCGCTTTTTGCCAGTTTTATCGGTATCGGGGGCTTTGCTCTCCTTTTTAATAGTTCACGACGCATGGCTTTGGTAGCAGCCGCGGTGGGAACGACGGCGAACATGATAAAGCTATTGTTGGAGGCGAATAACGCTACTGACTATGTCTCAGTGTTCATTGCGGGATTGATTGTTGGTTTGTTGGGAGCGTTGGCGTCGAAAAGCGTGGGCCTGCCCAGGATCACAACGATCGTGCCGGCAGCCGTGATCTTGATACCCGGTACCGCGATGTTTAGGGCTGTGTACTACCTGAACAAAGGCGATATGGATCAAGCCCTGGTCAACACTGCCACCGCGATGATGGTGGTTCTATCCATTTCGGCGGGGCTGGGGTTGGCACGATTGCTCACGGATAAAACATGGGCGTACGGAAAACTCGCGGAGTTTGACAAGCTAAGCCATAATTAA
- a CDS encoding nucleoside hydrolase: MKKIILDCDPGHDDAIAILLAWGSPDIDLLAVTTVAGNQTLEKVTTNARAMARVAGITGVPFAAGADHPLLGPQLIPEEIHGDSGLDGPQLPAPGVELDPRHAVNLIADVVKEHEPGSITLVPTGALTNIALFARMYPELVERVAGVTLMGGGHHTGNMTPAAEFNILADPEAARIVFEAGWNITMVGLDVTHKVLAVPERLQQLVDVNTDVSAFVAELIDFFGASYKRERRYPGPPMHDPLAVAAVANPSVIRTVAAPIYVETQGDYARGQTIVDLRRTWTHSDPSTLAQLDDFEETPRHHVAVDADCDLFWSMLTQALANVGNTNFAD, translated from the coding sequence TTGAAAAAGATCATCCTCGACTGCGACCCGGGGCATGATGATGCCATTGCAATCCTGCTTGCTTGGGGAAGTCCCGATATTGACCTCCTTGCGGTTACCACCGTGGCTGGGAACCAGACACTGGAAAAAGTAACTACAAATGCTCGCGCGATGGCGCGGGTAGCGGGGATTACGGGGGTGCCTTTTGCCGCTGGTGCAGATCATCCTTTGCTCGGGCCACAGCTCATTCCTGAGGAAATTCATGGTGATTCTGGCCTAGACGGCCCTCAACTCCCAGCCCCGGGAGTGGAACTTGATCCACGCCACGCTGTGAACCTGATCGCGGATGTGGTTAAAGAACATGAGCCAGGAAGCATCACTTTGGTTCCCACGGGAGCGCTGACCAACATTGCTTTGTTTGCACGGATGTATCCGGAGCTGGTTGAGCGCGTGGCTGGAGTAACCCTCATGGGCGGGGGACACCATACCGGGAACATGACTCCTGCGGCTGAGTTTAATATCCTTGCAGACCCTGAGGCGGCACGGATTGTTTTTGAAGCCGGGTGGAATATAACCATGGTGGGTCTGGATGTTACGCACAAAGTACTGGCGGTTCCCGAACGCCTTCAGCAGCTTGTCGACGTCAACACCGACGTTTCTGCTTTTGTTGCGGAACTTATCGACTTTTTTGGTGCTTCCTATAAACGTGAGCGTCGCTACCCCGGGCCACCGATGCATGACCCTCTCGCCGTTGCGGCGGTGGCCAATCCCTCAGTTATCCGTACTGTTGCAGCCCCAATTTATGTGGAAACCCAAGGCGACTATGCCCGTGGGCAAACGATTGTGGACTTGCGTAGAACATGGACACACTCAGATCCATCGACGCTGGCCCAGCTCGACGATTTTGAGGAAACCCCACGGCATCATGTTGCAGTCGACGCTGACTGTGACCTGTTCTGGTCGATGTTGACGCAGGCGCTTGCCAACGTCGGAAATACAAATTTTGCGGATTAA